One part of the Vicia villosa cultivar HV-30 ecotype Madison, WI linkage group LG6, Vvil1.0, whole genome shotgun sequence genome encodes these proteins:
- the LOC131609761 gene encoding MDIS1-interacting receptor like kinase 2-like — protein MVACWKILFMILWILSTVFFPQQVDGFSEITSLTSTTVNDQAAIGDSEANALLKWKDSFENNSQALLSTWTKATSPCKWEGIGCDKSKSIISINLANYGLKGKLQTFSFSSFPKLLGLNIYNNSFYGTIPPQIGNMSKINVLNFSNNPLEGSIPKEVWTLRSLKGLDFSVCLLSGEISTSITNLTNLSYLDFMDNEFSSGYIPREIGKLNQLEYLSISGCNRIGSIPQEIGMLTKLGVMDLSDNTLSGTIPETIGNMTSLNKLYLSNNTLLSGTIPLSLWNMSYLSVLYLSSNKLSESIPSSVQNLVNLNELSLHSNNFFGPIPSSIGNLTKMRILYLFTNQFSGSIPASIGKMVNMLVLSLYENDLSGTIPATIGNLTGLKAFELATNKLHGSIPLSLYNFTDWGSFTLAENDLVGHLPSQVCSGGFLLYFSAFRNHFTGPVPTSLKNCSSIERIRLQGNQIEGDIARDFGVYPNLKLIDLSDNKFNGHISPNWGKCPNLNTFRISNNNISGGIPLTLLEANKLGELDLSSNHLTGKLPKELGYLKSLLEVKISNNHLSGNIPSEIGLLENLVDFNVGGNMLSGTIPKEVVKLPLLRNLNLSTNKIEGRIPSEFGLSQPLESLDLSGNLLSGTIPPVLGGLKQLQKLNLSCNNLSGNIPSSFENSMSSLTYVNISNNHLEGRLPNNEAFLKAPIESLKNNKGLCGNHTGLMLCPTNHNQKRHKIILLILYIILGALLLVFCGVGISMYILYRKARKTKTKDKDPNEAQADEVFSIWSHDGKMMFENIIEATNNFDDDFLIGVGGEGSVYKAKLSADMVVAVKKLHSRTNEERPNSKGFENEIQALTEIRHRNIIKLYGYCQHSRFSFLVYKFLEGGTLTQMLNNDTKATAFDWEKRVNVARGVANALSYMHHDCIPPIVHRDISSKNVLLDSSYEAQLSDFGTSKFLKPDSSSWTTFAGTFGYAAPEFAQTMEVTEKCDVYSFGVLCFEILLGKHPADFISSLFSSSTAAMTYNLLLIDVLDNRPPQPTKSIVGDVILITRLAFSCLSENPSSRPTMDYVSKELMMRKPQSHLVDQFPHIRLGQLH, from the exons ATGGTAGCTTGTTGGAAGATTCTCTTCATGATCCTTTGGATCCTTTCAACAGTATTTTTTCCTCAACAAGTAGACGGTTTTTCCGAAATCACTTCTTTGACGTCTACTACTGTTAATGATCAAGCTGCCATTGGAGACAGTGAAGCAAATGCTCTGTTAAAGTGGAAAGACAGCTTTGAGAACAACAGCCAAGCTCTCTTGTCAACTTGGACAAAAGCTACTAGTCCATGCAAATGGGAAGGAATTGGTTGTGACAAATCAAAATCCATCATTAGCATAAATCTTGCAAATTATGGACTCAAAGGTAAACTCCAAACTTTTAGCTTCTCTTCATTCCCGAAACTTCTCGggctaaatatatataataactcCTTTTATGGAACCATTCCTCCACAAATTGGTAACATGTCCAAAATAAATGTTCTGAACTTTTCTAATAACCCACTAGAAGGTTCCATCCCCAAAGAAGTGTGGACATTGAGGAGTTTAAAAGGCCTTGACTTTTCTGTATGTCTGCTAAGTGGAGAAATTTCGACTTCCATAACAAACTTGACTAACCTATCCTATCTAGATTTCATGGACAACGAATTTTCTAGCGGCTATATTCCCCGTGAGATCGGAAAACTGAACCAGTTGGAGTATCTATCTATTTCAGGTTGTAACCGTATTGGTTCCATTCCTCAAGAAATTGGAATGTTGACAAAACTCGGTGTTATGGATTTGTCAGATAACACTCTATCTGGTACCATTCCAGAAACAATTGGTAACATGACCAGTTTAAATAAACTTTACCTTTCTAATAACACATTGTTGTCTGGAACAATCCCACTCTCCTTGTGGAACATGTCTTACTTGTCTGTGCTCTATCTCAGTAGCAATAAACTTTCTGAATCAATCCCTTCTTCTGTACAAAACTTGGTCAACTTGAACGAACTTTCACTTCATTCTAACAACTTTTTTGGACCGATTCCTTCCTCAATCGGAAACTTGACAAAGATGAGAATATTATACTTGTTCACTAATCAGTTTTCTGGATCGATTCCCGCTTCTATTGGAAAAATGGTCAATATGTTGGTCCTCAGTTTGTATGAAAACGATCTTTCTGGAACTATTCCTGCTACAATTGGAAATTTGACAGGCTTAAAAGCCTTCGAATTGGCCACCAATAAACTTCATGGTAGCATTCCACTAAGCCTATATAACTTTACCGACTGGGGTTCCTTTACATTGGCCGAGAATGATCTCGTTGGCCATTTGCCATCTCAAGTATGTTCTGGTGGATTTCTTCTATACTTCAGTGCTTTTCGCAACCATTTCACCGGTCCAGTACCAACAAGCTTGAAAAACTGTTCTAGTATTGAAAGAATTAGGCTTCAGGGTAATCAAATAGAAGGTGATATAGCCCGAGATTTTGGTGTATATCCAAATTTGAAACTTATTGATCTGAGTGACAATAAATTTAATGGTCATATTTCACCAAACTGGGGAAAGTGTCCTAATCTTAATACCTTCAGGATCTCCAACAATAATATCTCTGGTGGCATACCGTTAACACTTCTTGAGGCAAACAAACTAGGCGAGCTTGACCTTTCTTCAAATCACTTAACAGGAAAGCTTCCAAAGGAACTTGGATACCTGAAATCATTACTTGAAGTTAAGATCAGCAACAATCATCTTTCAGGAAATATTCCAAGTGAAATTGGATTGCTAGAGAATCTCGTCGATTTCAATGTAGGGGGAAACATGTTGAGTGGCACAATACCAAAAGAAGTTGTCAAGTTACCCTTGTTACGTAACTTGAATTTGAGCACGAACAAAATTGAAGGGAGAATTCCCTCAGAGTTTGGCCTGTCACAGCCTCTTGAATCTCTTGATCTTAGCGGGAATTTGCTGAGTGGAACAATACCACCAGTTCTTGGAGGGTTGAAGCAACTGCAAAAGCTGAATCTGTCATGCAATAATCTTTCTGGCAACATTCCATCAAGTTTTGAAAATTCCATGTCAAGCTTGACTTATGTCAACATATCAAACAACCACTTAGAAGGGAGGTTGCCGAATAATGAAGCCTTTCTCAAGGCTCCAATTGAATCATTGAAAAACAACAAAGGCTTGTGTGGTAATCACACTGGCTTAATGCTTTGCCCAACCAACCACAATCAAAAGAGACACAAGATCATCCTGCTTATATTGTATATTATCTTAGGTGCTCTGCTACTAGTATTTTGTGGGGTGGGAATTTCGATGTATATTCTTTATCGAAAAGCAAGAAAGACAAAAACCAAAGATAAAGATCCTAATGAAGCACAAGCAGATGAAGTCTTTTCCATATGGAGTCATGATGGAAAAATGATGTTTGAAAATATCATTGAAGCTACGAATAATTTTGATGACGATTTTCTCATTGGAGTGGGAGGAGAAGGATCTGTTTACAAGGCTAAGCTGTCTGCAGATATGGTTGTTGCAGTAAAGAAACTTCATTCGCGAACAAATGAGGAGAGGCCCAATTCCAAAGGCTTCGAAAATGAAATTCAAGCTTTGACAGAAATCAGGCATCGTAACATCATAAAGCTTTATGGATATTGTCAACATTCAAGATTCTCATTTTTGGTTTATAAGTTCTTGGAAGGTGGAACATTGACTCAAATGCTAAACAATGACACAAAAGCCACTGCATTTGATTGGGAAAAGAGGGTGAATGTTGCTAGAGGTGTGGCTAATGCTTTGTCCTATATGCATCACGACTGCATACCTCCGATAGTTCATCGTGACATATCAAGCAAGAATGTTCTTTTGGATTCATCATATGAAGCTCAACTTTCTGATTTTGGAACATCCAAATTTCTAAAGCCTGATTCAAGCAGCTGGACCACATTTGCAGGCACCTTCGGGTATGCAGCTCCAG agTTTGCCCAAACAATGGAAGTGACTGAGAAGTGCGACGTATACAGCTTTGGAGTTCTTTGTTTTGAAATCCTTCTAGGAAAGCATCCAGCGGATTTCATTTCTTCGTTGTTCTCATCGTCCACAGCAGCAATGACTTATAATTTGTTGTTGATTGATGTGTTAGACAACCGCCCTCCTCAACCTACCAAATCAATTGTTGGGGATGTCATCTTGATTACAAGATTGGCATTCTCTTGCTTGAGTGAAAATCCATCTTCTCGACCCACCATGGATTATGTTTCTAAAGAGCTAATGATGAGAAAACCACAGTCACATTTAGTGGACCAATTTCCCCATATCAGACTTGGACAACTCCACTAA
- the LOC131609759 gene encoding subtilisin-like protease Glyma18g48580 → MKQMGGGSLFSLHIIVSLLFLFMFLLEPVYGTKKCYIVYLGAHSHGPNPTSLQLEIATNSHYDLLSSTLGSREKAKEAIIYSYNKHINGFAALLEEEQATDIAKKANVVSVFLSKSHKLHTTRSWEFLGLHRNGNTAWQKGRFGENTIIANIDTGVWPESKSFSDKGFGPIPSKWRGGKACQIRQFEKFKKNPCNRKLIGARFFSKAYEAYYGKLRPSLLTARDFVGHGTHTLSTAGGNFVPGASIFAIGNGTVKGGSPRARVATYKVCWSLTDAADCLGADVLAAIDQAISDGVDIISLSAAGQYLVNPEDIFTDEVSIGAFHALSRNVLLVASAGNDGPTPGSVVNVAPWVFTIAASTLDRDFSSTITFGNNQQVTGASLFVNLPPNKAFTLILATDGKLANATNRDARLCRPGTLDPSKVKGNIVECVREGKIKSVAEGQEALSAGAKGVLLRNQPKISGRTLLSEPHVLSTVNSNKVVHRNSTPKKDYPSTAYDITSMDSKLKTGTTVRFSGAKTFYGRKPAPVMASFSSRGPNKIQPSILKPDVTAPGVNILAAYSLSASASNLLTDNRRGVPFNVLQGTSMSCPHVAGIAGLIKTLHPTWSPAAIKSAIMTTATKLDNTNKPIQDAFDKKLATPFAYGSGHVQPDPATDPGLVYDLGIKDYLNFLCAYGYNQQLISALNFNGSFTCSGSHSITDLNYPSITLPNLGLYAVNVTRTVTNVGSPSTYSAKVHLPGYKIAVVPNSLSFKKIGEKKTFQVIVQATNVTPRREYQFGDLQWTDGKHIVRSPITVKRR, encoded by the exons ATGAAACAAATGGGTGGTGGTTCCCTATTTTCTCTTCACATTATTGTTTCATTACTTTTCCTTTTCATGTTCTTGCTAGAACCGGTCTATGGAACCAAAAAG TGTTATATTGTGTACTTGGGAGCACATTCTCATGGTCCTAACCCTACATCTCTTCAACTTGAAATTGCTACCAATTCTCATTATGATTTACTAAGTTCAACTTTGGGAAG CCGGGAGAAAGCGAAAGAAGCAATCATTTATTCATATAACAAACACATCAATGGCTTTGCTGCTCTACTTGAAGAGGAACAAGCAACAGATATTGCAA AAAAGGCAAACGTAGTGTCTGTGTTCTTGAGCAAATCTCATAAACTGCATACTACTCGGTCATGGGAATTTCTTGGACTGCACCGAAATGGAAACACTGCATGGCAAAAAGGAAGATTTGGTGAAAACACAATAATTGCAAACATTGACACTG GTGTTTGGCCGGAATCCAAGAGTTTCAGCGACAAAGGATTTGGCCCTATACCATCAAAATGGCGTGGCGGCAAAGCCTGTCAAATTAGAcaatttgaaaaattcaagaaaaatccTTGCAACAG GAAGCTAATTGGAGCCAGATTCTTCAGCAAAGCTTATGAAGCATATTATGGCAAGCTCCGTCCATCCTTACTTACCGCACGCGACTTTGTAGGCCACGGAACTCACACTCTATCAACGGCTGGTGGAAACTTTGTTCCAGGTGCAAGTATATTTGCTATTGGCAACGGTACTGTAAAAGGTGGTTCGCCAAGAGCTAGAGTTGCAACCTACAAAGTATGTTGGTCTCTAACAGATGCTGCTGACTGCTTAGGTGCTGATGTGTTGGCTGCTATTGATCAAGCCATTAGTGATGGTGTTGATATAATCTCACTTTCGGCTGCTGGCCAGTACCTTGTTAATCCCGAAGATATTTTTACCGACGAGGTTTCAATAGGTGCATTTCATGCACTTTCTAGAAATGTATTATTGGTTGCTTCTGCAGGAAATGATGGACCAACACCAGGAAGTGTTGTGAATGTAGCTCCATGGGTATTCACAATTGCTGCAAGTACATTAGACAGAGACTTCAGCAGTACTATTACTTTTGGCAACAATCAACAAGTGACG GGAGCCAGTCTTTTTGTAAACTTGCCACCAAACAAAGCCTTTACTTTGATTCTTGCTACGGATGGTAAGCTTGCCAATGCGACAAATCGTGACGC ACGACTTTGTAGGCCTGGAACTCTTGATCCTTCAAAAGTGAAGGGTAATATAGTGGAATGTGTTAGAGAAGGGAAAATAAAATCAGTTGCTGAGGGTCAAGAAGCTTTATCAGCGGGCGCAAAGGGAGTGCTTTTAAGAAATCAACCTAAAATTAGTGGAAGAACACTTCTTTCTGAGCCTCATGTTTTGTCTACTGTCAACTCTAATAAAGTCGTTCATCGGAACTCAACACCAAAAAAGGATTACCCCTCTACTGCCTATGACATAACTTCAAT GGACTCTAAATTAAAAACAGGTACTACGGTAAGGTTTTCAGGAGCAAAAACTTTCTATGGAAGAAAGCCAGCTCCAGTAATGGCTTCATTCTCATCTAGAGGACCCAATAAGATTCAGCCATCAATACTCAAG CCTGATGTAACCGCACCGGGTGTGAACATACTTGCTGCCTATTCACTATCCGCAAGTGCATCCAACTTACTAACAGACAATCGCCGAGGAGTTCCATTCAATGTACTGCAAGGAACCTCTATGTCTTGCCCTCATGTGGCTGGAATCGCGGGACTTATCAAAACACTCCATCCGACTTGGAGTCCAGCAGCTATTAAATCAGCTATCATGACCACAG CAACCAAACTTGATAACACGAACAAGCCAATTCAGGATGCGTTTGACAAAAAACTGGCAACTCCATTTGCTTATGGTTCAGGGCATGTACAACCTGATCCTGCAACAGATCCTGGACTAGTTTATGATCTAGGCATTAAGGATTACTTGAACTTCCTATGTGCTTATGGCTACAACCAACAGCTCATTTCAGCACTTAATTTCAATGGCTCATTTACCTGTTCAGGATCACATAGCATAACAGACTTGAACTACCCTTCAATCACATTACCAAATCTTGGTTTATATGCCGTTAATGTGACTCGCACAGTCACCAATGTTGGATCACCAAGTACATATTCTGCAAAAGTCCATTTGCCTGGATATAAAATTGCTGTCGTACCTAATTCCTTGAGTTTCAAGAAAATTGGTGAAAAGAAAACATTCCAGGTTATTGTGCAGGCAACCAATGTGACTCCAAGGCGGGAATACCAATTCGGGGATTTGCAATGGACTGATGGAAAACACATTGTAAGAAGTCCTATCACAGTTAAGCGCAGATAA